The proteins below come from a single Gimesia alba genomic window:
- a CDS encoding N-6 DNA methylase produces MTKEFFSYSETRQLFQTLEEITRRSNVSRAQAFEDTIRASVAALAAETMEPEYFEAIKAHTKGEIGKRGVDLMPVFLAQTVDAMSRTDNDVLGDLFQGCISYGEHSLYLTPPSVAQLMAKMTIDETEDGDNRDTSISDPCCGSGIPLIEAGKLRPKAELVGQDIDARCARLAAINLGLRQKYGWIICGNTLTSEVQFVYRIGSFFHKGPQGRRRGVIREVPPEQCPVLPELQHHTKQSLLDTLDEESFPNSVPEQNVPQIIEIPDWVLRLEQCHALQEQSEEQQNSPIHRSEENRAEGDLKTDTAKPQKPSPENDDEPPKTQQALF; encoded by the coding sequence ATGACAAAGGAGTTTTTCTCATATTCTGAAACCAGGCAACTGTTTCAAACACTCGAAGAGATCACTCGACGCTCAAACGTCAGCCGTGCACAAGCATTTGAAGATACAATTCGTGCCTCTGTTGCTGCCCTTGCTGCAGAAACAATGGAGCCTGAGTATTTCGAAGCTATCAAGGCACACACAAAAGGAGAGATAGGGAAGAGGGGAGTCGATCTGATGCCGGTGTTCTTGGCACAGACCGTCGATGCCATGAGTCGCACTGACAACGACGTGCTGGGAGATCTTTTTCAGGGCTGTATCAGTTATGGCGAACACAGCCTCTATCTCACACCCCCATCCGTGGCTCAATTGATGGCAAAGATGACAATTGATGAAACCGAGGACGGTGACAACCGTGACACCTCAATATCCGATCCATGTTGTGGATCAGGAATCCCTCTCATCGAGGCGGGTAAACTCCGTCCAAAAGCGGAACTTGTCGGTCAAGATATTGATGCCAGATGTGCTCGGCTCGCAGCTATAAATCTTGGTTTGCGTCAAAAGTATGGTTGGATTATTTGCGGCAACACCTTAACCAGTGAAGTGCAGTTCGTGTATCGTATTGGGAGTTTCTTTCACAAAGGCCCGCAGGGACGTCGGCGAGGCGTGATCCGTGAAGTCCCGCCGGAGCAGTGCCCCGTGCTTCCCGAATTGCAACACCACACTAAACAAAGTTTGCTCGACACACTGGATGAGGAATCTTTTCCCAACTCTGTACCAGAGCAAAACGTCCCACAGATTATTGAGATTCCTGATTGGGTATTACGCTTGGAACAATGCCATGCACTTCAGGAACAGTCTGAGGAACAACAGAATTCACCGATACATAGATCTGAAGAAAATCGCGCAGAAGGGGACTTGAAAACAGATACAGCAAAGCCACAGAAACCATCTCCTGAAAACGATGATGAGCCTCCCAAAACACAGCAGGCGCTCTTTTAA